The segment CCGCCGGGGGTTCACCGGCCGGTCGGTGCCAGGGTGGCGACCAGGTCGGGGGCGGTGAGGCGGCGCAGGGCGTCCGGTGCGGCGTCCAGCGGGCCGGGGTGCAGCCGGTACAGCTCGCCGCGCAGGCCCGCCGAGGCGGGCAGGTCGGCGTCCAGCAGGGCGAGGAAGGCGGGCCGTCCGGCGAGCAGGGCGGGCAGCGGTTCGGTGACCGGCGGCCCGTCCGGGGCGTGCCGCAGGCGCAGCCGGTCGGCGAACTCGCCGGTCTCCTCGGCCGGTTCGCGCCGCCAGCGGCGGACGGTGCCGTCCAGGCCGCGCACCAGCACCTCGCCGGTGGCGTGGGCGGCCCGGGCGCAGGCGACGTCCCACAGGGTGGCGCGCCGCTCGGGGGAGAAGTGGTCGAGCACGTCGGAGCACAGCTCGGCGAGCGCGTCGTGGTGCCGGGCGACGCTGTGGTGGCCGCCACTGGCCGCGGTGTTGAGGTCGGTCCAGGTGAACCGGCGGTCGGCCAGGTCGATGATCAGCGGGACGGACACCTTGGCGTCGCCGGTCAGGTCCATCCGCTGGCGGACGGCGCGGGCCGACAGCGGCCGCCCGTCCGGGCGTCCGTCCGGCCGGGTGCCGGCATCGGCGCCGTCGAGCTCGGCGAAGCCGGTGAACGCCTCCGGCAGCCGGTCGAACGGGATGTCGTTGTAGCTGAACACCACCATCACCGCGTACCGGGCCCCGGCGGCGCGCAGCGCGGCGAAGTCCAGGTCGACGAACTCGCTGGCGCCCTTCGGCGGCGGCGCCGCCACGTAGTCCCCCGAGTGCACGGCGGCGCGCCGCCCGAACAGCAGCCGGGTGTAGTCGCAGCGGCCGCGCAGCCGCCACTCCTCGTCGTACAGGGCCACCGACAGGTCCAGGTCGACGCGCTGGTGGTGCGGCTGCGTCCAGTGCAGGAACAGCCGCAGCCGCTCGCCCGGCGGCAGCGGCAGCCGGCTGCCGCGCGGCACCGACACCAGCGCGCGGGCCGCCGAGCGCTCCGCGAACGGCACCGACATGCCGGTCAACGCCTCGTCCAGCAGCGCGACTTCGGGACGCTCGGGGAGCGTCGCGGCGGACCGGCGGAGCAGCTCGGCCTCGATCGCGGCGACCACCGGGGCGCTGGAGCGGGCCGGGACGGCGGTGCCGTGGTCCGCCCGGCCGTGCGCCAGCGAGACCAGCCCGCGCGGGAAGTACAGCCGGCGCTCGCCCGCGGCGCGCGGCCCGCGCAGTCGGCCGTACGCGCCGAGCAGCGGGCCGGGACCGACCCGGGGCAGCGCCCGGGCCAGCACCGCCGACAGCTCGGCGGGCGGCGGCGTGCCCGGCGCCATGATCTCGTGCACCCGCAGCAGGTGGTGCAGGCGGCGCACCAACTCTCCCGGTCGGTGGGCGAGTTCGGCCAGCGCGCCGGAGGTGTCGCCGACCGCGAGCAGGCCCTCGACCCGGGCGGCGAAGCCGGTGTGCGCGAGCCGGCGGCGCCCGTCGACGGTCTCCACCCGCAGCGGCGCGGGCGGTTCGGCGAACGCGGGGGAGACGGCGTCCAGGTCGGTGCCGCGCAGCAGCGCGAACGCGGCCGCCGCGGCCGGGAACCGGCCGCGGTACTCGAACGGGTGCAGCAACTCGCCCGCGCGCAGCCAGGGTTCGCGGTGGCGGCGGAGGTCCTCGGCCAGCGAGGCGGTCGGCAGCCCGTCCAGCACGCCCAGCAGCCCGCGGCGCAGCGGCCGGGACAGGCCGCGCAGCCGCAGCCGGCGGGCGGTGGCCGGCAGCAGGTCCGGCTCGGCGTCGGAGTGCGCCCACAGCAGGCGCAGCACGTCGGTCGCGGTGGTGATCCGCTCGGCCAGCACCGGCAGCGACAACACGCCTTCGCGGCGCAGCAGTTCGGCCAGCACCACGGCCTTGGTCTCGCGGACCGGGATCTCCGCCGGCAGCAGCGCCGCCAGCTCGGCGGGGGCGTGTGCCAGCAGGGTGGCCAGGTCGTCGCGGTCCTGCGGGTTCAGCGCCGTCCGGCGGGTCAGCAGGCCGGTCAGCTCGTCCAGCGCGGCCGCGGTCTCGTCCTGGGCGAGCAGCCGCAGCGGCTTCAGCAGCGAGCCGCGCGGCTCGCGCGGCTGCGGATCGCCCTTGCGCGGCGGGGCCTGCTCGCGCGCGGCCTTGCGCCTGCCGCCGAACAGGAACGGGTGGACGGCCAGCCGCTCCCCGCAGGACGGGCAGTGCGGCGGGCCGTCCTGTGCCTCCAGGCAGTCCGGGCAGAGCAGGTGCGCGCACGGGGCGAGCAGGCCGATCCCGACCTCCGCGCCGCGCCGGCCGCAGCGCGCGCACGGCTGGTGCGGCTGGCCGCGCAGGAACGCCCGCATCCGGCGGTTGTGGTGGAGGTGCGCGACCTCCGGCACCGCGTCCGGGAAGCGGCGGAACAGCGGGGTGTGCTCGCGGTCGGTGCCCAGCAGGTGGTCGATCCGGCCGAGCAGCGCGCCGCCGACGGCGGCCAGCCGCAACGGCGCCGAACGGGCCAGCGCGGCCCGCAGCTCGACGGTCAGCAGGTAACCGCGGGCCGCCAGGTCGGCGTCCAGCGCGGTCAGCCCGCGCAGGCTCCACGGATCGGCGGCGGGCAGCAGCTCGGCCGGATCCACCGCGACGGCGGTGCGGCGGCGGAGCAGGAAGGAGCCGAGGTCGAGGTCGACGCGGACGTCGAACTTCACCGGGAGGGCTCGGGGCATGCGGAGAGGACCCCCAGGGGGAGGCGGAAGACGAAGGAGCGGGCGGAGAGGGGGCGCGCTGGTTCTTTTCGGAAAAGGGAGAAGGAAGCACGCCGCGGAGCCGCCCGCGACCGCCACCCTAGGAGCAACCCGCCGCGCCCGCCAGCGAATTAACCCGCTCAACCCGCCCGCCCGGGTCGGCGCGCGGGCCGGTCAGGCCGGGTAGGCGTGGGTCTGGGTGGCCTTGACGGCGGCCCAGACCCGGGTGCCGGGGGTGAGGTCGAGGTCGGCGGCGGCGGTGGGGGTGAGGTCGGCGGCGAGCGGGAGGGGGCCGGTGAGGTCGACCCGGAAGCGGTCGCCGTGCAGGTCGAGGCCGGCGACGGTGCAGGGGAAGAGGTTGCGGGCGCTGGTCTCGGGGCGGTGCCGGTGCAGGGTGACCGCGTCGGGCGGGAAGGCGACGAACGCGGGGCCGGTCAGGTCCTCGTCGGTGGCCAGCACCTGGCCCTCGGGGAGGGTGACCCGCCGGCCGTCGGCGGTGCCCTGGTAGAGGTTGAGGCCGACCAGCCGGGCGATGTAGTCGGTGCGCGGGTGCCGGGCCACCTCGGCGGGGCGGCCGCTCTGCACGACCCGGCCGCCCTCGATCACGACGAGCCGGTCGGCGAGCACCATGGCGTCCAGCGGGTCGTGCGTGACCAGCACCGCGACGGCCTCGAACTCGGCCAGGTGACGCCGGAGTTCGGCCCGCACGTCGAGCCGGGTGCGGGCGTCCAGCGCGGCCAGCGGCTCGTCCAGCAGCAGCAGCCGGGGCCGGACGGCCAGCGCCCGGGCCAGCGCGACCCGCTGCTGCTGGCCGCCGGAGAGCTTCGCGGGGCGGCGTCCGGCGTGCTCGGCCAGGCCCATCCGCTCCAGCCAGGGCAGCGCCTCGGCCCGGGCGGCGGCCCGGCGCAGGCCGCGCGAGCGCGGCCCGAAGGCGACGTTGTCGAGCGCGGACAGGTGCGGGAAGAGCAGGTAGTCCTGGAAGACCACGCCGATCGGCCGCTGCTCGGCGGGCCGGAACACGCCGTCCGCGGGGGAGTCCAGCGGGGCGCCGTCCAGCCGCAGGTGCCCGGCGGTGAGCGGCAGCAGCCCGGCCAGCGCGCGCAGCGCCGTCGACTTGCCGGCGCCGTTCGGGCCGAGCAGCGCCAGCACCTCGCCGGGGTCGGCGGTCAGCGGCACGTCCAGGGTGAACGCGCCCCGGGCGACGGTCAGCCGGGCGTCCAGGGCGGGGGAGCGGCCGTCCGGGGCGTCCGGGGCGTTCTCGGCGGGGTTCTCGGCAGGCTTCACGGGGTGGACATCCAGCGGTCGCGCAGCCCGGCGAGGACGGCGACGGAGACGGTGAGCAGGATCAGGCTGAGCGCGATCGCGGCCTCCGGGTCGGACTCCATGGCCAGGTAGACCGCCAGCGGCATGGTCTGGGTCCGGCCGGGGAAGTTGCCGGCGAAGGTGATGGTCGCGCCGAACTCGCCGAGCGCCCGGGCCCAGGCCAGCACGGCGCCGGCGCCGATGCCGGGGGCGACCAGCGGCAGGGTGACCCGGCGGAAGGCGGTCAGCCGGGAGGCGCCCAGGGTGGCGGCGGCCTCCTCGTAGCGGGGGTCGGCGGCGCGCAGCGCGCCCTCGACGCTGACCACCAGGAACGGCATCGCGACGAACGCCTCGGCGACCACCACGCCGGTGGTGGTGAACGGGAGGGTCAGGCCGGTCCAGGCGTCCAGCCAGCGGCCGACGATGCCGTTGCGGCCGAGCACCAGCAGCAGGGCCACGCCGCCGACCACCGGGGGCAGCACCAGCGGCAGGGTGACCAGGGCGCGGACCAGGCGGCGGCCGGGGAACTCGGTGCGGGCCAGCAGCCAGGCCAGCGGCACGCCGAGCAGCAGCGAGACGCCGGTGGCCAGGGTCGCCGAGAGCAGCGAGAGCTTGAGCGCCTGCCACGCCTCGGGGCCGGTCAGCAGCGCGGGCAGCGCGCTCCACGGCGCCCGGACCAGCAGCCCGAGCAGCGGCAGGACCAGGAAGGCGAGTCCGAGCAGGGCGGGCAGCAGCAGCGCGGCCGGGATCCGCCCGGCCCCCCGGGGCCGCCGCCGGCCCCGGGGGTGTGGTGCGGGGGTGGTACCGGGGTCTACCGCTGTCACGGTGCCTGGAAGCCGGCGTCGGTGAGCACCCGGCGGGCGTCCGCGGAGCTCAGGTAGCCGAGGAACGCGGCCGCGCCGTTGGCGTTCGGGGCCTTGGCGAGCGGCGCGATCTGGTAGTCGTTGACGGCCTTGGCGGCCTCGGGGAAGTTCACGCCCTCGATCTTGCCGGATCCGGCCTTGACGTCGGTCTGGTAGACCAGCGACGCGTCGACCTCGCCCAGTTCGACCTTGGTCAGGGCGCCCTTGACGTCCTGCTCGTAGGTGACCGGGGTGAGCTCCACGCCGGCCGCCTGGAGCGTGGTGACGGCGGCGGCGCCGCACGGCACCTCCTTGGCACACAGCGCGGTCTTGACGCCCTTGAGGTCCTTCAGGCCGGCGATGTTCTTCGGGTTGCCCTTGGCGACCGCGATCTCCAGCGTGTTGCGGGCGAAGACGGTCGGGTCGCCGCCGGTCAGCTTGGCGTCGGTGACGGTCTTCATGGTGGCCGGGCTGGCCGCGGCGAACACGTCGACCGGCGCGCCGGAGACGATGTTCTGGGCGAGCGCCGAGGAGCCGCCGAAGTTGAAGGTGATGCTGGTGCCGGGGTAGGCCGTCTCGAAGCGCTTGCCGAGCTCGGTGAAGGACTCCTTCAGCGAGGCCGCGGCGAACACCGTCACGGTGCCCTTCACCTCGGGCCGGGACGGCGCCGGGTTGACCGAGGCCGATCCGCCGCCGGAGCTGGTGCACGCGGTCAGGCCGACCGCGAGGGCGAGGACGGCGGAGGCGGCGAGGAGTCGTCTGGCGCTGCGCATGGATGGTTTCCCCTGGTCGTGTGGGCGCTGGCGGGCGCTGGCGGGTGGAGGAGTGGCGGACGGCTGAGGGTGCGGTCAGGTGATCATAGTGCCGCAGCTGCGGGGCTCAAGACTGCTGTCTCATCGCACAAGCGACCTTAAGAGGAACTTAAGGGTTGCATGTGCAATGCCTCAAGGGGCCGGTTCCGGTCGAACCGGTCGAACCGGACGAACCAGACGAACCGGAACGCCCACTCGTACTCCCGTTCCCCACCGGGGGATACTGACGCGGTTTCAGCGAACCGCCCCGCCAGGGCCGTTCGCCCGCCGAAGGAGGGGACCCCATGCCCGACACCCGCGTACCCGGACCCGCCGGACTGCCGCTGATCGGCTCGCTGCTCGACCTCAA is part of the Kitasatospora setae KM-6054 genome and harbors:
- a CDS encoding MXAN_6230/SCO0854 family RING domain-containing protein, giving the protein MPRALPVKFDVRVDLDLGSFLLRRRTAVAVDPAELLPAADPWSLRGLTALDADLAARGYLLTVELRAALARSAPLRLAAVGGALLGRIDHLLGTDREHTPLFRRFPDAVPEVAHLHHNRRMRAFLRGQPHQPCARCGRRGAEVGIGLLAPCAHLLCPDCLEAQDGPPHCPSCGERLAVHPFLFGGRRKAAREQAPPRKGDPQPREPRGSLLKPLRLLAQDETAAALDELTGLLTRRTALNPQDRDDLATLLAHAPAELAALLPAEIPVRETKAVVLAELLRREGVLSLPVLAERITTATDVLRLLWAHSDAEPDLLPATARRLRLRGLSRPLRRGLLGVLDGLPTASLAEDLRRHREPWLRAGELLHPFEYRGRFPAAAAAFALLRGTDLDAVSPAFAEPPAPLRVETVDGRRRLAHTGFAARVEGLLAVGDTSGALAELAHRPGELVRRLHHLLRVHEIMAPGTPPPAELSAVLARALPRVGPGPLLGAYGRLRGPRAAGERRLYFPRGLVSLAHGRADHGTAVPARSSAPVVAAIEAELLRRSAATLPERPEVALLDEALTGMSVPFAERSAARALVSVPRGSRLPLPPGERLRLFLHWTQPHHQRVDLDLSVALYDEEWRLRGRCDYTRLLFGRRAAVHSGDYVAAPPPKGASEFVDLDFAALRAAGARYAVMVVFSYNDIPFDRLPEAFTGFAELDGADAGTRPDGRPDGRPLSARAVRQRMDLTGDAKVSVPLIIDLADRRFTWTDLNTAASGGHHSVARHHDALAELCSDVLDHFSPERRATLWDVACARAAHATGEVLVRGLDGTVRRWRREPAEETGEFADRLRLRHAPDGPPVTEPLPALLAGRPAFLALLDADLPASAGLRGELYRLHPGPLDAAPDALRRLTAPDLVATLAPTGR
- a CDS encoding ABC transporter ATP-binding protein; translation: MKPAENPAENAPDAPDGRSPALDARLTVARGAFTLDVPLTADPGEVLALLGPNGAGKSTALRALAGLLPLTAGHLRLDGAPLDSPADGVFRPAEQRPIGVVFQDYLLFPHLSALDNVAFGPRSRGLRRAAARAEALPWLERMGLAEHAGRRPAKLSGGQQQRVALARALAVRPRLLLLDEPLAALDARTRLDVRAELRRHLAEFEAVAVLVTHDPLDAMVLADRLVVIEGGRVVQSGRPAEVARHPRTDYIARLVGLNLYQGTADGRRVTLPEGQVLATDEDLTGPAFVAFPPDAVTLHRHRPETSARNLFPCTVAGLDLHGDRFRVDLTGPLPLAADLTPTAAADLDLTPGTRVWAAVKATQTHAYPA
- a CDS encoding ABC transporter permease, with translation MTAVDPGTTPAPHPRGRRRPRGAGRIPAALLLPALLGLAFLVLPLLGLLVRAPWSALPALLTGPEAWQALKLSLLSATLATGVSLLLGVPLAWLLARTEFPGRRLVRALVTLPLVLPPVVGGVALLLVLGRNGIVGRWLDAWTGLTLPFTTTGVVVAEAFVAMPFLVVSVEGALRAADPRYEEAAATLGASRLTAFRRVTLPLVAPGIGAGAVLAWARALGEFGATITFAGNFPGRTQTMPLAVYLAMESDPEAAIALSLILLTVSVAVLAGLRDRWMSTP
- the modA gene encoding molybdate ABC transporter substrate-binding protein produces the protein MRSARRLLAASAVLALAVGLTACTSSGGGSASVNPAPSRPEVKGTVTVFAAASLKESFTELGKRFETAYPGTSITFNFGGSSALAQNIVSGAPVDVFAAASPATMKTVTDAKLTGGDPTVFARNTLEIAVAKGNPKNIAGLKDLKGVKTALCAKEVPCGAAAVTTLQAAGVELTPVTYEQDVKGALTKVELGEVDASLVYQTDVKAGSGKIEGVNFPEAAKAVNDYQIAPLAKAPNANGAAAFLGYLSSADARRVLTDAGFQAP